The following are encoded together in the Lathyrus oleraceus cultivar Zhongwan6 chromosome 3, CAAS_Psat_ZW6_1.0, whole genome shotgun sequence genome:
- the LOC127132674 gene encoding probable E3 ubiquitin-protein ligase BAH1-like 1 isoform X2, with translation MKFCKKYQQYMQGQENKKLPEVGFKKLKKILKKCRSDHSHSHSHSQSQSQSHKASQTCPNQCSVCDGTFFPSLLSEMSEIVGCFNQRAQKLLELHLASGFRKYLLWFKGKFHKNHTALIQEGEDLVTYALINATAIRKILKKYDKVHYSKQGQLFKSQVQSMHKEILQSPWLCELMAFHINLRETKVDSRKETALFDECSLTFKDGKPSLTCELFDSVKIDIDLTCSICLDTVFDPVSLTCGHIFCYICACSAASVSIVDGLKAANPKEKCPLCREVLCIWKN, from the exons ATGAAGTTCTGCAAAAAATACCAGCAATACATGCAAGGCCAGGAGAACAAGAAGCTTCCTGAAGTTGGATTCAAGAAGCTCAAGAAGATCTTGAAGAAGTGCCGTAGCGACCATTCTCATTCTCATTCTCATTCTCAATCTCAATCTCAATCCCATAAAGCATCTCAAACCTGTCCCAACCAGTGCTCAG TGTGTGATGGAACGTTCTTCCCTTCGCTTCTCAGTGAAATGTCTGAGATAGTTGGATGCTTTAATCAACGTGCACAGAAATTGCTTGAGCTTCATCTTGCTTCTGGTTTCAGAAAGTATCTTTTATGGTTCAAAGGGAAATTTCATAAGAATCACACTGCTCTTATTCAAGAAGGTGAAGATCTTGTTACTTATGCACTCATCAACGCCACCGCAATTCGAAAAATTCTAAAGAAATATGATAAG GTTCATTATTCGAAACAAGGTCAATTGTTTAAGTCACAGGTACAAAGTATGCATAAGGAAATTCTTCAAAGTCCATGGCTTTGTGAACTCATGGCTTTTCACATCAATTTGAGAGAAACTAAGGTGGACTCAAGGAAGGAAACAGCTTTGTTCGATGAATGTTCTCTAACATTTAAGGATGGAAAACCATCACTTACTTGTGAGCTTTTTGATTCTGTCAAAATTGATATTGACTTGACTTGTTCTATATGCTTG GACACAGTGTTTGATCCAGTTTCTCTGACTTGTGGTCATATATTCTGTTACATCTGCGCTTGCTCGGCTGCATCGGTGTCGATTGTCGATGGACTTAAGGCCGCGAATCCTAAAGAAAAATGTCCTCTATGCCGCGAG GTGCTGTGCATTTGGAAGAACTAA
- the LOC127132674 gene encoding probable E3 ubiquitin-protein ligase BAH1-like 1 isoform X1, with product MKFCKKYQQYMQGQENKKLPEVGFKKLKKILKKCRSDHSHSHSHSQSQSQSHKASQTCPNQCSVCDGTFFPSLLSEMSEIVGCFNQRAQKLLELHLASGFRKYLLWFKGKFHKNHTALIQEGEDLVTYALINATAIRKILKKYDKVHYSKQGQLFKSQVQSMHKEILQSPWLCELMAFHINLRETKVDSRKETALFDECSLTFKDGKPSLTCELFDSVKIDIDLTCSICLDTVFDPVSLTCGHIFCYICACSAASVSIVDGLKAANPKEKCPLCRERAAYEGAVHLEELNILLGRSCQEYWEQRLQSERVERIKQIKAHWDSQCRAFMGV from the exons ATGAAGTTCTGCAAAAAATACCAGCAATACATGCAAGGCCAGGAGAACAAGAAGCTTCCTGAAGTTGGATTCAAGAAGCTCAAGAAGATCTTGAAGAAGTGCCGTAGCGACCATTCTCATTCTCATTCTCATTCTCAATCTCAATCTCAATCCCATAAAGCATCTCAAACCTGTCCCAACCAGTGCTCAG TGTGTGATGGAACGTTCTTCCCTTCGCTTCTCAGTGAAATGTCTGAGATAGTTGGATGCTTTAATCAACGTGCACAGAAATTGCTTGAGCTTCATCTTGCTTCTGGTTTCAGAAAGTATCTTTTATGGTTCAAAGGGAAATTTCATAAGAATCACACTGCTCTTATTCAAGAAGGTGAAGATCTTGTTACTTATGCACTCATCAACGCCACCGCAATTCGAAAAATTCTAAAGAAATATGATAAG GTTCATTATTCGAAACAAGGTCAATTGTTTAAGTCACAGGTACAAAGTATGCATAAGGAAATTCTTCAAAGTCCATGGCTTTGTGAACTCATGGCTTTTCACATCAATTTGAGAGAAACTAAGGTGGACTCAAGGAAGGAAACAGCTTTGTTCGATGAATGTTCTCTAACATTTAAGGATGGAAAACCATCACTTACTTGTGAGCTTTTTGATTCTGTCAAAATTGATATTGACTTGACTTGTTCTATATGCTTG GACACAGTGTTTGATCCAGTTTCTCTGACTTGTGGTCATATATTCTGTTACATCTGCGCTTGCTCGGCTGCATCGGTGTCGATTGTCGATGGACTTAAGGCCGCGAATCCTAAAGAAAAATGTCCTCTATGCCGCGAG CGTGCGGCTTATGAAGGTGCTGTGCATTTGGAAGAACTAAATATTCTGTTAGGCCGAAG CTGCCAGGAATACTGGGAACAAAGGCTGCAATCTGAGAGGGTAGAAAGGATTAAGCAAATAAAGGCACACTGGGATTCACAGTGTAGAGCTTTTATGGGCGTTTGA